From a region of the Odocoileus virginianus isolate 20LAN1187 ecotype Illinois chromosome 1, Ovbor_1.2, whole genome shotgun sequence genome:
- the LOC110148816 gene encoding olfactory receptor 9A4-like, which yields MLKNYSSAIEFYLLGFPGSKELHNILFATFFFFYSVSLIANMVIIFMVCVDKRLQTPMYFFLGHLSVLEMLTTTVIVPLMLWGLLLPGMQAISLTACCVQLYLYLSLGTSEFILFAAMAVDRYVAVCNPLRYNIVMNSHTCLWVVIVSWVFGFLFEIWPVYATSHLTFCKSNVLNHFYCDRGQLFKLSCDNSLFTEFILFLMAAFVLFGSLSPTIVSYLYIISTILKIPSGSGRWKAFSTCASHFTCVVIGYSSCLFLFVKPKQTQAAEYNRVASLMVLVVTPFLNPFIFTLRNDKFMEVFRDAAKSCYGLLKA from the coding sequence ATGTTGAAAAATTACTCTAGTGCCATTGAATTTTAtctccttggcttccctggcTCTAAAGAACTACACAATATTCTCTTTgccaccttctttttcttctactcTGTGTCATTAATTGCAAACATGGTCATCATCTTTATGGTCTGTGTTGATAAACGTCTGCAGActcccatgtatttcttcctggGTCACCTCTCTGTCCTAGAGATGCTGACCACAACTGTGATTGTCCCCTTGATGCTCTGGGGTCTGCTCCTTCCGGGGATGCAGGCAATATCCTTGACTGCCTGTTGTGTACAACTGTATTTGTACCTGTCTTTGGGAACGTCAGAGTTCATATTATTTGCTGCGATGGCTGTGGACCGTTATGTGGCTGTCTGTAACCCTCTGCGGTACAACATCGTTATGAACAGCCACACCTGTCTCTGGGTGGTAATTGTGTCCTGGGTATTTGGCTTCCTGTTTGAAATCTGGCCAGTCTATGCCACGTCTCATCTTACTTTCTGCAAATCAAATGTGCTAAACCATTTTTACTGTGACCGAGGACAGCTGTTCAAACTATCGTGTGATAATAGCCTTTTCactgaatttattctttttttaatggctgcttTTGTACTTTTTGGTTCTTTGAGCCCTACAATCGTCTCCTACCTCTACATCATCTCCACCATCCTCAAGATCCCTTCAGGATCTGGCCGGTGGAAAGCCTTCTCTACCTGTGCTTCCCACTTCACCTGTGTTGTGATCGGCTACAGCAGCTGTTTGTTCCTCTTTGTGAAACCCAAGCAAACGCAGGCCGCTGAGTACAACAGGGTAGCATCACTGATGGTTTTAGTGGTGACCCCATTTCTGAATCCTTTTATCTTCACCCTCCGGAATGACAAATTCATGGAGGTGTTTCGAGATGCCGCAAAAAGCTGCTATGGACTCCTCAAGGCTTAG
- the LOC110148814 gene encoding olfactory receptor 9A1-like produces the protein MLENYSSVTEFYLLGFPGSKELHNILFATFFSFYSVTLIGNMVIILTVCVDKRLQSPMYFFLGHLSVLEILTTSVAVPLMLWGLLLPGMQAVSLSACCIQLYLYLSLGTSELLLIGAMAVDRYVAVCNPLRYTIIMNSHTCLWVVIVSWVFGFLFEIWPVYATFHLTFCKSNVLDHFYCDRGQLLKLSCDNSLFTEFILFLMAVFIIVGSMIPTIVSYTCIVSTVLKIPSGSGRRKAFSTCASHFTFVVIGYGSCLFLFVKPKQTQAAEHNRVASLMVLVVNPFLNPFIFTLRNDKFLEAFRNVMKRCRQLLKG, from the coding sequence ATGTTGGAAAATTACTCTAGTGTCACTGAATTTTAtctccttggcttccctggcTCTAAAGAACTACACAATATTCTCTTTGCCACCTTCTTTTCCTTCTACTCTGTGACATTAATTGGAAACATGGTCATAATCTTGACAGTCTGTGTTGATAAACGTCTTCAGTctcccatgtatttcttcctggGTCACCTCTCTGTCCTAGAGATCCTGACCACATCTGTGGCCGTCCCTCTGATGCTCTGGGGTCTGCTTCTTCCTGGGATGCAGGCAGTATCTTTGAGTGCCTGTTGTATACAACTGTATTTGTACCTGTCTTTGGGAACGTCGGAGTTGTTATTAATAGGAGCGATGGCTGTGGACCGTTACGTGGCTGTCTGTAACCCTCTGCGGTACACCATCATTATGAACAGCCACACCTGTCTCTGGGTGGTAATTGTGTCCTGGGTATTTGGCTTCCTGTTTGAAATCTGGCCAGTCTATGCCACGTTTCATCTTACTTTCTGCAAATCAAATGTGCTAGACCATTTTTACTGTGACCGAGGGCAACTGCTCAAACTATCCTGTGATAACAGTCTTTTCACAgagtttattctgtttttaatggCTGTTTTCATTATTGTTGGTTCGATGATCCCTACAATTGTCTCCTACACCTGCATCGTATCCACCGTCCTCAAGATCCCCTCCGGCTCTGGCCGCAGGAAAGCCTTCTCGACCTGTGCCTCCCACTTCACCTTTGTTGTCATCGGCTACGGCAGCTGCTTGTTCCTCTTTGTGAAACCCAAGCAAACGCAGGCTGCTGAGCACAACAGGGTAGCATCACTGATGGTTTTAGTGGTGAACCCTTTTCTGAACCCTTTTATCTTCACCCTCCGGAATGACAAATTCCTAGAGGCCTTTCGAAATGTCATGAAACGCTGCCGTCAACTCCTGAAGGGTTAG